One genomic segment of Coffea arabica cultivar ET-39 chromosome 6e, Coffea Arabica ET-39 HiFi, whole genome shotgun sequence includes these proteins:
- the LOC140009493 gene encoding DNA repair protein RAD51 homolog has protein sequence MEQQRKQKMVQEQHDELDDVQHGPFPVEQLQASGIAALDIKKLKDAGLCTVESVAYSPRKELLQIKGISEAKVDKIIEAASKLVPLGFTSASQLHAQRLEIIQIATGSKELDKILEGGIETGSITEIYGEFRSGKTQLCHTLCVTCQLPLDQGGGEGKAMYIDAEGTFRPQRLLQIADRFGLNGADVLENVAYARAYNTDHQSRLLLEAASMMVETRFALMIVDSATALYRTDFSGRGELSARQMHLAKFLRSLQKLADEFGVAVVITNQVVAQVDGSAIFAGPQIKPIGGNIMAHATTTRLALRKGRAEERICKVISSPCLAEAEARFQISPEGVTDVKD, from the exons GCATCTGGAATTGCTGCTCTTGACATAAAAAAGCTTAAAGATGCTGGTCTCTGCACTGTTGAATCTGTTGCATACTCTCCAAGGAAGGAGCTTCtgcaaataaaaggaattagcGAAGCTAAAGTTGATAAGATAATTGAGGCAG CTTCAAAGTTGGTGCCTTTGGGTTTCACCAGTGCCAGCCAACTCCATGCTCAGAGGCTTGAAATCATTCAGATTGCTACTGGATCAAAAGAACTTGACAAAATATTAGAAG GAGGAATTGAAACTGGATCCATAACTGAGATATATGGGGAGTTTCGTTCTGGAAAGACTCAACTATGTCATACACTCTGTGTCACTTGCCAA CTTCCACTAGATCAAGGAGGTGGTGAGGGGAAAGCAATGTATATTGATGCTGAGGGAACATTCAGGCCACAGAGACTTCTACAGATTGCTGACAG GTTTGGATTGAATGGTGCTGATGTCCTGGAGAATGTGGCCTATGCTCGAGCATATAACACTGATCATCAGTCAAGGCTTTTGCTTGAAGCAGCTTCAATGATGGTAGAAACCAG ATTTGCTCTTATGATTGTGGATAGTGCTACAGCCCTTTATAGGACAGATTTTTCTGGGAGGGGAGAGTTGTCAGCCAGGCAAATGCATTTAGCAAAGTTCTTGAGGAGCCTTCAGAAATTGGCAGATGAG TTTGGTGTGGCTGTTGTGATTACCAACCAAGTTGTTGCCCAAGTGGATGGTTCTGCCATTTTTGCTGGGCCACAAATCAAACCTATCGGTGGTAACATCATGGCCCATGCTACAACAACAAG GCTTGCTCTTAGAAAGGGAAGAGCTGAGGAGCGCATTTGTAAAGTAATTAGCTCTCCATGCTTAGCTGAAGCTGAAGCGAGGTTTCAAATTTCTCCTGAAGGCGTAACTGATGTCAAGGACTGA